A window of the Cryptosporangium phraense genome harbors these coding sequences:
- a CDS encoding DUF389 domain-containing protein yields MTWDPAPNHQPAGYVPPPVQMPTPRRPRYRESGEVRWWGVLIGVCVSLVYFVLVGLVSWSTASLVSLFLVAILIAGSAGAVLLTRGDRGMGVGVAAVTGAALSVTMLVLAWDTFNVNQLFT; encoded by the coding sequence ATGACGTGGGACCCGGCTCCGAACCACCAACCAGCCGGTTATGTGCCGCCGCCGGTACAAATGCCGACACCGCGCCGTCCCCGGTATCGGGAGAGCGGCGAGGTGCGCTGGTGGGGCGTGCTGATCGGGGTGTGTGTGTCGCTGGTCTATTTCGTGCTGGTCGGGCTCGTGTCGTGGAGCACGGCGTCGCTGGTGAGCCTGTTCCTGGTGGCGATCCTGATCGCCGGATCGGCCGGCGCGGTGCTGCTGACCCGAGGTGACCGCGGCATGGGCGTTGGCGTAGCCGCGGTCACCGGAGCCGCTCTCTCGGTGACGATGCTGGTTCTCGCCTGGGACACGTTCAACGTGAACCAGCTCTTCACCTAG